Genomic segment of Methanomicrobia archaeon:
AGCTCATCGTACTTCGTGAGCAGCTCGTTCCAGACCTTCAGCGTCTCCTGCGCCTCTTCCTCGTCGATCGTCTCGATCGCGAAGCCCGCATGGACAATGACGTAATCGCCCACCTTGACGTCCACGAGCGAGATATCAATCTCGCGTGAGACGCCGCCGAAGTCCGCTTTCGCACGTCGCCTTAACCCGCTTTCTTCGCGTTCTCCAAGTTCTACGATCCTCGCCGGTATCCCCAGACACATGGTACTCAACCCTTAAATGTGCCACCTACGATCACGTTCTGGCCGACCGAGATGCCGCCGTCTCCGTTCGGTATTCGATCATGCGTCAGGAACGTAAAGCCTTTCTCCTTCACCAATCGCTCGGCCATGCTGACAATGGGAAGATCATAGGAGACCCCGCCAGTTATCCCGATAGTCTGGACTCCCGTGCTCTCGCAGACGTCCGCAGCGATCTCCAGCAGCTCCTGCAGTAGTGTCTCCACGAACGAGTATGCGATGTCCGCTTTCTCCTGCTCGGTGCTGATCCGGTAGTCAGCCAACTGGTCGAAGAGCGGCAGCGTTCGCACGATCTTCCGATCCGCGGCATCGACCGACGTTTCGAACGCATACGTGTGTTCACCGCGCGCTAGATACCGCTCGAGCTTCATCGCTGGCTCGCCATCATACGTCATTCGCTGACAGATGCCGAGATAGCAGGCGAGCGCATCCAGTACGCGCCCGAAACTGCTTGTCAGCGGCGCTGTCCTCATGAGCTTGGCCATGATGTCCGCCTCAGGATCACTCACCCAGCGGCTCGCATCGTGCTCGCGGCTCAGGAGCGAATAGACGGCGAACAGAAGCCGCCGGGGATCGCGTATCGCCATCTCGCCACCGATAAGCGGAATCTCTTCCAGCGAGCCCACGCGCTCGAAGGAATAGTAATTGGCGAAGAGGAGCTCGCCACCCCAGGCCTTTTTATCCAGCCCGTAGCCCGTACCGTCCAGCGTCAGCGCCATCACTTCTTCGACGCCGTTATCGAGCATCAGCGCGGCCGCGTGCGCCCAGTGATGTTGCACCGGTACGAGCTCGATCGAGTATTCCTCGGCCAGCGATTTCCCGTACCGCTTCGTCGCGTAGCCCGGATGTACGTCCACGCCGATCGCATCGATATCTTCCATCGCGAGGCCCAGCAGATTCAGCAACTGCTCTGTGCCGGCCGCGAGGAATTCCAGCGTCGGATAGTGGAACGTGCTGCCAATGTACTGACTGGTGTACAGTTTACCGTCTTTCGAGATACTGGACGAGACATTCTCCATCGCACCCAGTGACAGTATCTGCTCAGTATACGGGACGGTGAGCGCGGTCGGCACGAATCCGCGCGATCGTCGCAGGAACTGGTTTCGAGCGCCGTAGCATTT
This window contains:
- a CDS encoding HypC/HybG/HupF family hydrogenase formation chaperone, whose amino-acid sequence is MCLGIPARIVELGEREESGLRRRAKADFGGVSREIDISLVDVKVGDYVIVHAGFAIETIDEEEAQETLKVWNELLTKYDELDRLA
- the hypF gene encoding carbamoyltransferase HypF; the protein is MKIMVSGTVQGVGFRPTVYRVAKKLGLRGFVLNKGSNVEIGLVNGAGNGDSVADFMDMLNEKLPPLAAIDKIEVKDEPVTGYDDFRILMSSEGRKTSVTPVDTAICDACIHELFDPADHRYLYPFINCTSCGARFSVIKNVPYDRVNTSMQEFQMCENCLTEYKDPMDRRFHAQTTSCPRCGPTYTLYDKNRSVIDARDPIRTFARLIDEGALGIAKSWGGMHLLGTFEQADRVRALYRRPSKPLAVMFRDVPAIEQHLNLTEHEERLLRSPQRPIVLLEKKSMLDSGDLAEISPGLSTVGVYVPYSGLHHVLFHHLKAHGILMTSANVPGEPMTVSNEEAFNLTADYFLLHNRAIVNRLDDSVVKCYGARNQFLRRSRGFVPTALTVPYTEQILSLGAMENVSSSISKDGKLYTSQYIGSTFHYPTLEFLAAGTEQLLNLLGLAMEDIDAIGVDVHPGYATKRYGKSLAEEYSIELVPVQHHWAHAAALMLDNGVEEVMALTLDGTGYGLDKKAWGGELLFANYYSFERVGSLEEIPLIGGEMAIRDPRRLLFAVYSLLSREHDASRWVSDPEADIMAKLMRTAPLTSSFGRVLDALACYLGICQRMTYDGEPAMKLERYLARGEHTYAFETSVDAADRKIVRTLPLFDQLADYRISTEQEKADIAYSFVETLLQELLEIAADVCESTGVQTIGITGGVSYDLPIVSMAERLVKEKGFTFLTHDRIPNGDGGISVGQNVIVGGTFKG